GCCGCGCACGCTGGGCGGCCAGGCTGATCAGCGTGGTCTCGGCCAGGCGCCGGGCGCTGAGCACCTGGCGCGCCTGCTGCGGGTCGGGCACCGCCAGGTGGGCCGTGTGGCTGGGGCGCTGCACCACCACTTGCTGGTCCGACAGGCGCCCCAGCACCCGGCGGATCACCGTGCGGCTGACGCCAAAGGCGTTGCCTAATGCCTGCTCGGGCAACAGGCTGCCGGGCGGCAGGCGCTGTTCGAGGATGGCATCGAACAGGCGAGGGTAGATCTGGTCTGCCGACAGGCGGGTTTCGCCGGCGGCAAGCAGGGCAGGCAAGTGGGGGGCGGCGTGGGCGCAGGCGGTCATGGTCGCTCTCCTGGAGTCATGGGCCGGGGTGGTCGTCCGGGATGTTCAGTTCAATGCCCATGCGCTGGCCTTCGGCCAGGATGTGCCGGCGCATCTGGGCGCTGGCCTGGGCGCTGTTGCGGTCGCGAATGGCGCGTACCACGGCTTCGTTTTCCTTCAGCCGTGCGGCCAGGTGCTCGGGCGATTTGCGCAGCATCTCGGCACTTTGCTTGAGGGCATTGCCGGTTTGCTGCACCACGCTCTGGAAGATCGGGTTGGTGGTCAGCGCGAACAACCCTTCATGGAAGGCGATGTAGGCATTGGCACCGGCTTCGCTGTCTTCGGCGTCCAGTGCTTCGCGCAGGTCCATCAAAATGAGGCGCAACTGGCCGATGTCCTGGCTGTTGGCCGACTGCGCCACCAGGCCGACGATGAACGGTTCGAGGGTGTAGCGCAGCTCCAGCACATCGGCCAGGCTGGCCGAGGCAGTGCTGTCGTGGCTGGCATCCTGCAGGTTGGCATCGGCGTCCAGCACCAGCACGCCCTTGCCCGGCAGCGAGCGCACCAGGCCCAGGGTTTCCAGCACGGTCACCGCTTCACGCAGGCTGGGGCGGCTGATGCCCAGCTGTTCGGCCAGTTCGCGCTGGCCGGGCAGCATGTCACCGGAGCGCCACTGGCCTCGGGCCAGGGCCTTGCGCAGTTTATCCACCACTGAATTGACGACGGTCGATGAGCTGATCACGGTTTTCTCCTGAAAGGGCCGGCGCAAGCGCCGGCCGCGTGGGCTCAGAATTCCTGTTGATGGGCAGTGGTTGGCTTGCGTGGCACGGGAGCGAAGCCGGGTTTGCCGTCCAGCACGTTCTGCGCGCGCTCAAGGTCGATGTCTTTCTCCCAGCGGGCGATGGCCACGGTGGCCACGCAGTTGCCGATCAGGTTGGTCAGCGCCCGGCCGATGCCCATGAACCAGTCCACTGCCAGCACCAGCACCAGGCCCACCACCGGGATCGCCGGCACGGCGGTGAGGGTGGCGGCCAGGATCACCAGCGCCGAGCCCGGGATGCCGTGCGCACCCTTGGAGGTCACCAGCGACACCAGCAGGATGGTCAGCAGGTCGGTCATTGCCAGCGGTGTGCCGGTGGCGTTGGCAATGAACACGATGGCCAGGGTCAGGTAGATGGAGAAACCGTCCAGGTTGAACGAGTAGCCGGTGGGGATCACCAGGCCCACGGTGGAGCTGCCGATGCCCAGGTGCTCGAGTTTGCGCATGATCTGCGGCAGCACGGCGTCGGATGATGCGGTGCCCAGCACGATGGTCAGCTCTTCACGCAGGTACTTGATGAACGGCAGCAGCTTGAGGCCCGACAGGCGCATCACGGTGCCCAGGATGATCAGCACAAAACCTGCGCAGGTCAGGTAGAACAGCGCCACCAGGCCGCCCAGGTGCTGCAGCGACTCCAGGCCGTATTTGCTGGTGGTGAAGGCGATGGCGCCGAATACGCCGATGGGTGCCAGGCGCACGATCATGCCCATGATGCGGAAAATCACATGGCTCAGTTCGTTGATCAGCCGCGAAATGCCCGCGGCCGACTCACCGACAAGGTTCAGGGCGCTACCGAACAGCACCGAGAACAGCAGCACCTGCAGGATGTTGTTGTCGGCGAAGGCACCCACCACCGAGGTGGGGATCAGGTCCATGAAGAACGCGGTGGCGCCGTGGATGTGCTGGCCACGCTCGGCCAGGCTGCTGGCGTCGGCGCTGGACAGCTGGTCCAGGTGGATATTGGCGCCGCTGCCGATGCCGCTGGAGAACGCGAGCACCAGGCCGATCACCAGGGCGATGGTGGTCAGCACTTCGAAATAGATCACCGATTTCAGGCCGATGCGGCCAACCTTTTTCAGGTCGC
The genomic region above belongs to Pseudomonas sp. PSKL.D1 and contains:
- a CDS encoding C4-dicarboxylate transporter DctA, which encodes MLKWCSRSIFLQVVLGLALGIACGLSFPDLSLQLKPLGDGFIKLIKMLIGLIVFCVVVSGISGAGDLKKVGRIGLKSVIYFEVLTTIALVIGLVLAFSSGIGSGANIHLDQLSSADASSLAERGQHIHGATAFFMDLIPTSVVGAFADNNILQVLLFSVLFGSALNLVGESAAGISRLINELSHVIFRIMGMIVRLAPIGVFGAIAFTTSKYGLESLQHLGGLVALFYLTCAGFVLIILGTVMRLSGLKLLPFIKYLREELTIVLGTASSDAVLPQIMRKLEHLGIGSSTVGLVIPTGYSFNLDGFSIYLTLAIVFIANATGTPLAMTDLLTILLVSLVTSKGAHGIPGSALVILAATLTAVPAIPVVGLVLVLAVDWFMGIGRALTNLIGNCVATVAIARWEKDIDLERAQNVLDGKPGFAPVPRKPTTAHQQEF
- a CDS encoding FadR/GntR family transcriptional regulator, with the protein product MISSSTVVNSVVDKLRKALARGQWRSGDMLPGQRELAEQLGISRPSLREAVTVLETLGLVRSLPGKGVLVLDADANLQDASHDSTASASLADVLELRYTLEPFIVGLVAQSANSQDIGQLRLILMDLREALDAEDSEAGANAYIAFHEGLFALTTNPIFQSVVQQTGNALKQSAEMLRKSPEHLAARLKENEAVVRAIRDRNSAQASAQMRRHILAEGQRMGIELNIPDDHPGP
- a CDS encoding GntR family transcriptional regulator, yielding MTACAHAAPHLPALLAAGETRLSADQIYPRLFDAILEQRLPPGSLLPEQALGNAFGVSRTVIRRVLGRLSDQQVVVQRPSHTAHLAVPDPQQARQVLSARRLAETTLISLAAQRARPAQVRQLRQLVERERQHHERGERCAAIRLGGEFHLKLAQVAANAPLARFLNGLVPMTSLIIARYEAPCCEHCAWEEHAAIIDAVEAGDGNAALALMHEHLDRLEDKLDLA